In one Catenovulum adriaticum genomic region, the following are encoded:
- a CDS encoding DNA topoisomerase family protein has protein sequence MSDKAPELFKQSTAALEKETQSCPECNAELVFRSGKKGPFLGCSTYPKCEYIKPLHQEQDNTNKIIEGSSCPKCQHELAVKHGRYGIFIGCTQYPECDFVDHTDQAETQTTDITCPKCQSGEIIQRQNRFGKLFYACSAYPKCKYALNYQPVSHSCPDCSWPIMVEKKLRGKIQWVCPQKKCGCKIEPAN, from the coding sequence ATGTCAGATAAAGCACCTGAATTATTTAAGCAATCAACAGCTGCACTCGAAAAAGAGACTCAGTCTTGTCCTGAGTGCAATGCCGAGCTTGTTTTTCGAAGTGGTAAAAAAGGGCCTTTTTTAGGTTGCAGTACTTACCCTAAATGTGAATACATTAAGCCTTTACACCAAGAACAAGATAACACCAATAAAATTATTGAAGGTTCATCCTGCCCTAAATGCCAACATGAACTGGCTGTTAAGCATGGTCGTTATGGTATTTTTATTGGCTGCACTCAGTACCCTGAATGCGACTTTGTGGATCATACTGATCAAGCTGAAACCCAAACAACCGATATTACTTGTCCTAAATGCCAATCAGGCGAAATAATTCAGCGGCAAAACAGATTTGGAAAGTTATTTTATGCCTGCTCAGCTTACCCTAAATGCAAGTATGCTTTAAATTACCAACCCGTCTCTCATTCATGCCCTGATTGTAGTTGGCCAATTATGGTGGAAAAAAAGCTTAGAGGTAAAATTCAATGGGTGTGTCCACAAAAAAAGTGTGGCTGTAAAATTGAGCCTGCAAATTAG
- a CDS encoding L-threonylcarbamoyladenylate synthase, with product MSETKQSIYTGAVDALTQGGVVAYPTESCFGLGCDPDNFPAVEKILQLKQRPKEKGVILIASDYSQLMRYVDDSKIPQDKRYQVLSHWPGPYTLLLPTLNSVSSLLTGQFSTIAVRVTNHPIARELCRQFGKPIVSTSANLSGQPSAKSFSEVEQIFSDKVDFIVPGQIGQSDKPSTIINPLTQEVFRS from the coding sequence ATGTCTGAAACTAAGCAAAGCATTTACACGGGTGCCGTTGACGCATTAACTCAGGGTGGGGTTGTGGCTTATCCTACTGAGTCTTGTTTCGGTTTAGGCTGTGATCCTGATAATTTCCCTGCGGTTGAAAAAATTCTTCAATTAAAGCAAAGACCAAAAGAAAAAGGCGTTATTCTTATTGCGAGTGACTATTCGCAACTGATGCGTTATGTTGATGACAGCAAAATTCCTCAGGATAAACGGTATCAAGTTTTATCCCATTGGCCTGGTCCTTATACTTTATTATTGCCAACACTTAATTCTGTATCATCACTATTAACAGGTCAGTTTTCTACAATTGCAGTGAGAGTGACCAACCATCCTATTGCGCGAGAATTATGTCGCCAATTTGGTAAACCTATTGTGTCAACGAGTGCTAATTTATCCGGTCAGCCATCAGCTAAATCATTTAGTGAAGTTGAGCAAATTTTTTCAGATAAAGTCGATTTTATTGTCCCAGGTCAAATAGGCCAATCAGATAAACCTAGTACAATCATCAACCCGTTAACACAAGAAGTATTTAGATCATGA
- a CDS encoding DUF494 family protein: protein MFDILMYLFENYVHSEAEVMVDHDQLTDELLKAGFEVDEIYKALHWLEKLADLQNADTIPYLTKASHSPSVRVYTEDEKMRIDAKSQGFILFLEQINVLDIETREMVIDRVMELETPEFLLDDLKWVILMVLFNVPGHETAYNQMEELVFEEPEGMLH, encoded by the coding sequence ATGTTTGATATCCTCATGTACTTGTTTGAAAACTATGTTCATAGCGAAGCTGAGGTGATGGTTGATCACGACCAGCTAACGGATGAATTACTTAAAGCAGGTTTCGAAGTTGACGAAATCTACAAGGCTTTGCATTGGCTTGAAAAGCTGGCAGATTTACAAAACGCAGATACCATTCCCTATTTAACTAAAGCATCGCACAGTCCCTCAGTTCGGGTTTATACCGAAGATGAGAAAATGCGCATAGATGCTAAAAGCCAAGGGTTCATTCTGTTTTTAGAGCAAATTAATGTGCTTGATATAGAAACCCGTGAAATGGTTATCGATAGAGTAATGGAACTAGAAACACCTGAGTTTTTATTGGACGATCTTAAATGGGTTATTTTGATGGTTTTATTTAATGTTCCTGGACATGAAACTGCTTATAACCAAATGGAAGAATTGGTGTTTGAAGAACCAGAAGGTATGTTGCATTAG